The following are from one region of the Sandaracinus amylolyticus genome:
- a CDS encoding imelysin family protein: protein MHRTPRILRTLPAATAALAIGCVIVSSSTQEPPREDASTEPVDSGPRPDVTDTRDAGGLTRAEATRALLVSVGERVVLPTYRELATETEALLAATQAYASAPSDETRAAAQEAWRRTMVVVERAELLQLGPGGMAGGEVPGGRGLRDAMYAWPSFNRCRIDVAMQQGVYEDLETLARQGRYMLGLGAIEYLLFEPSADHDCDPGAAVTVDPEAWAALGESGVRARRAAHAHALAQLVDRAADDLLQAWEPGGGGFATQLATAGEGSAVYAMSQDGLNAIFHAMFYLDRQIKDSKLAGPASIGDRCATESCPELLESRYAHRSSEHLLPNLQAFQALFLGAPAGTDAVGFDDLLLSVGATELEADMRTKIATAVELASTLPPVDATTFASHLDEYAAMYAAVKAVTDLFKAEFRTVLALELPMGAAEDND, encoded by the coding sequence ATGCACAGGACTCCGCGAATCCTCCGTACGCTCCCTGCGGCGACTGCCGCGCTCGCGATCGGCTGCGTGATCGTCTCCTCGTCCACGCAGGAGCCGCCGCGAGAGGACGCCTCGACGGAACCGGTCGACTCGGGCCCGCGCCCCGACGTCACCGACACGCGCGATGCCGGCGGGCTGACGCGCGCCGAGGCGACGCGCGCGTTGTTGGTGTCGGTCGGTGAGCGCGTCGTCCTTCCGACGTACCGCGAGCTCGCGACCGAGACCGAGGCGCTCCTCGCGGCGACCCAGGCGTACGCGAGCGCGCCGAGCGACGAGACCCGCGCTGCCGCGCAGGAGGCGTGGCGCCGCACGATGGTCGTGGTCGAGCGCGCCGAGCTGCTGCAGCTCGGGCCGGGGGGCATGGCCGGAGGCGAGGTCCCCGGCGGACGTGGTCTGCGTGACGCGATGTACGCGTGGCCCTCGTTCAACCGCTGCCGCATCGACGTCGCGATGCAGCAGGGCGTGTACGAAGATCTCGAGACGCTCGCGCGGCAGGGCCGCTACATGCTCGGCCTCGGCGCGATCGAGTACCTGCTCTTCGAGCCCAGCGCGGATCACGACTGCGATCCCGGCGCGGCGGTGACGGTCGATCCCGAGGCGTGGGCCGCGCTCGGCGAGAGCGGAGTCCGCGCGCGCCGTGCCGCGCATGCGCACGCGCTCGCGCAGCTGGTCGATCGTGCGGCCGACGATCTGCTGCAGGCGTGGGAGCCCGGCGGCGGCGGGTTCGCGACCCAGCTCGCGACGGCGGGCGAGGGCAGCGCCGTCTACGCGATGTCGCAGGACGGGCTCAACGCGATCTTCCACGCGATGTTCTACCTGGACCGGCAGATCAAGGACTCGAAGCTCGCGGGGCCCGCGTCGATCGGCGATCGCTGCGCGACCGAGAGCTGCCCCGAGCTGCTCGAGTCGCGCTATGCGCACCGATCGAGCGAGCACCTCCTGCCGAACCTGCAGGCGTTCCAGGCGCTCTTCCTCGGCGCGCCGGCGGGCACCGACGCGGTCGGGTTCGACGACCTCCTGCTCAGCGTCGGCGCGACGGAGCTCGAGGCGGACATGCGCACGAAGATCGCGACCGCGGTGGAGCTCGCATCGACGCTCCCGCCGGTCGACGCGACCACGTTCGCATCGCACCTCGACGAGTACGCCGCGATGTACGCAGCGGTGAAGGCGGTCACCGATCTGTTCAAGGCCGAGTTCCGCACGGTGCTCGCGCTCGAGCTGCCGATGGGCGCCGCCGAAGACAACGACTGA
- the cysN gene encoding sulfate adenylyltransferase subunit CysN — protein MSGDLISREPIAMEEGADLLRFSTCGSVDDGKSTLIGRLLYDTKSIFEDQLQHVEDVSRRRGDEYTNLALLTDGLRAEREQGITIDVAYRYFATPRRKFIIADTPGHIQYTRNMVTGASTANLAIVLVDARKGLVEQSRRHSFIASLLRIPHIVFAVNKMDLVGWDEGVFRKIEAEFRNFASKLDVQDIAFIPVSALHGDNVVTRSENMPWYQGAPLLHHLETVHIASDRNMIDVRFPVQWVIRPQSAEHPDYRGYAGVVSGGILKPGDEVVSLPSGFTSRIKKIETFDGPVDEAFSPMSVIVHLEDELDVSRGDMLCRPSNKPVVGQDLDAMVCWMTDQPLTAKSRLALKHTTRWVRAMVTNISYKLDVNTLHRNENVPSLGLNDIGRIQLRTTAPLFYDEYRRNRTTGSFILVDESTNATVAAGMLLSEPR, from the coding sequence ATGAGCGGCGATCTGATCTCGCGCGAGCCGATCGCGATGGAGGAGGGCGCGGACCTCCTGCGCTTCTCGACCTGCGGCAGCGTCGACGACGGCAAGAGCACGCTGATCGGGCGTCTGCTCTACGACACGAAGTCGATCTTCGAGGACCAGCTCCAGCACGTCGAGGACGTCTCGCGCCGTCGCGGCGACGAGTACACGAACCTCGCGCTGCTCACCGACGGTCTGCGCGCCGAGCGCGAGCAGGGCATCACCATCGACGTCGCCTATCGGTACTTCGCGACGCCGCGCCGCAAATTCATCATCGCGGACACGCCCGGGCACATCCAGTACACGCGCAACATGGTGACCGGTGCGAGCACCGCGAACCTCGCGATCGTGCTCGTCGACGCGCGCAAGGGGCTCGTCGAGCAGTCGCGCCGTCACTCGTTCATCGCGTCGCTGCTGCGCATCCCGCACATCGTGTTCGCGGTGAACAAGATGGACCTCGTCGGCTGGGACGAGGGCGTGTTCCGGAAGATCGAGGCGGAGTTCCGGAACTTCGCGAGCAAGCTCGACGTGCAGGACATCGCGTTCATCCCGGTGAGCGCGCTGCACGGCGACAACGTGGTGACCCGCAGCGAGAACATGCCCTGGTACCAGGGCGCGCCGCTGCTGCATCACCTCGAGACGGTCCACATCGCGTCGGACCGCAACATGATCGACGTGCGCTTCCCGGTGCAGTGGGTGATCCGCCCGCAGAGCGCCGAGCACCCCGACTATCGCGGCTACGCGGGCGTCGTCTCGGGCGGGATCCTCAAGCCGGGCGACGAGGTCGTCTCGCTGCCGAGCGGCTTCACGTCGCGCATCAAGAAGATCGAGACGTTCGACGGGCCGGTCGACGAAGCGTTCTCGCCGATGAGCGTGATCGTGCACCTCGAGGACGAGCTCGACGTCTCGCGCGGCGACATGCTCTGCCGCCCGAGCAACAAGCCCGTCGTCGGTCAGGACCTCGACGCGATGGTGTGCTGGATGACGGACCAGCCGCTCACCGCGAAGTCGCGCCTCGCGCTCAAGCACACCACGCGTTGGGTGCGCGCGATGGTCACGAACATCTCGTACAAGCTCGACGTGAACACGCTGCACCGCAACGAGAACGTGCCGAGCCTCGGGCTGAACGACATCGGTCGCATCCAGCTGCGCACGACGGCGCCGCTCTTCTACGACGAGTACCGCCGCAACCGCACGACCGGCTCGTTCATCCTCGTCGACGAGAGCACGAACGCGACCGTCGCCGCGGGGATGCTGCTCTCCGAGCCTCGCTGA
- a CDS encoding OmpA family protein, with protein MQSNVHRVIAGVVGGLAISASATASRAAAQEEVESEEPWFFVLDGMASGPINQLAREQFDVGGSAALGVYRSFIPELAFGLRLGGGALTEGQVIPQDPVDRGMLDFGQLSASMRVRPLGAVVNADRRAAGLWVQLGAGPWLVDGDVVPVFDLGLGYGIDLGPIVLSPMGQLTHVVETEDRFGEDYLFMWNGGIEIAFLDHVHVTREEPLDMKPESELAVAPPPVVEPEPLPEEEDIAQPFIDDQLVIDERVFFDFDRWELRETGMEQLDEVARRYEESGDRWAALVISGHADRRGPEAYNVDLSRKRAEAVLRYLEAHGVPREVVEIEAWGESRPEIPDAETEYDHQVNRRVQFDIVWREGMRPEGEAPEASPPEPDYVDPAPPGVREAE; from the coding sequence ATGCAGAGCAACGTGCATCGGGTGATCGCCGGCGTCGTGGGCGGCCTCGCGATCTCGGCCTCGGCGACGGCGTCGCGCGCGGCCGCGCAGGAAGAGGTGGAGTCCGAAGAGCCCTGGTTCTTCGTGCTCGACGGGATGGCCTCGGGACCGATCAACCAGCTGGCGAGGGAACAGTTCGACGTCGGTGGGAGCGCTGCGCTCGGCGTGTATCGGTCCTTCATCCCCGAGCTCGCGTTCGGCCTCCGCCTCGGGGGCGGCGCGCTCACCGAGGGGCAGGTCATCCCGCAGGACCCCGTGGACCGAGGGATGCTCGACTTCGGTCAGCTCAGCGCGAGCATGCGCGTGCGTCCCCTCGGAGCCGTCGTGAACGCGGACCGACGCGCCGCCGGGCTCTGGGTGCAGCTGGGCGCGGGCCCCTGGCTGGTGGACGGCGACGTGGTGCCGGTGTTCGACCTCGGCCTCGGCTACGGCATCGACCTCGGCCCGATCGTGCTCTCCCCGATGGGGCAGCTCACGCACGTCGTGGAGACGGAAGATCGGTTCGGCGAGGACTACCTGTTCATGTGGAACGGCGGCATCGAGATCGCGTTCCTCGATCACGTCCACGTGACTCGCGAGGAGCCGCTCGACATGAAGCCCGAGTCGGAGCTCGCGGTGGCCCCGCCTCCGGTGGTGGAGCCCGAGCCGCTGCCCGAGGAGGAAGACATCGCGCAGCCGTTCATCGACGACCAGCTCGTGATCGACGAGCGCGTGTTCTTCGACTTCGATCGCTGGGAGCTCCGCGAGACCGGCATGGAGCAGCTCGACGAGGTCGCGCGGCGCTACGAGGAGAGCGGCGATCGCTGGGCCGCGCTGGTGATCAGCGGCCACGCCGATCGACGCGGCCCCGAGGCGTACAACGTCGACCTGAGCCGCAAGCGCGCCGAGGCGGTGCTCCGATATCTCGAAGCGCACGGCGTGCCTCGCGAGGTCGTCGAGATCGAGGCATGGGGCGAGTCGCGCCCCGAGATCCCCGACGCCGAGACCGAGTACGACCACCAGGTCAATCGACGCGTGCAGTTCGACATCGTCTGGCGCGAGGGCATGCGCCCCGAGGGCGAGGCGCCCGAGGCGAGCCCGCCGGAGCCCGACTACGTCGATCCCGCGCCGCCCGGAGTGCGCGAAGCGGAGTGA
- the cysD gene encoding sulfate adenylyltransferase subunit CysD, with amino-acid sequence MISYQLGHLKALEAEAIHILREMAAERERPVLLFSGGKDSIVLLRLAEKAFRPARFPFPLMHVDTGHNFPEAIEFRDRRVKELGERLVVASVEESIAKGRVVEEKGPRASRNRLQTTALLDAIEEHQFDAAIGGARRDEERARAKERIFSHRDEFGQWDPKNQRPELWSLYNTRLRKGEHFRVFPISNWTELDVWAYIREEKLEIPSIYYSHEREVFERDGMLYSRAHFTELLPGEKFFREIVRFRTVGDMSCTGAVRSTAKTIEEVIEEVAASRVTERGATRADDRFTEAAMEDRKKEGYF; translated from the coding sequence ATGATCTCCTATCAGCTCGGACACCTCAAGGCGCTCGAGGCCGAGGCGATCCACATCCTCCGCGAAATGGCGGCCGAGCGTGAGCGTCCGGTCCTGCTCTTCTCGGGCGGCAAGGACTCGATCGTGCTGCTGCGGCTCGCGGAGAAGGCGTTCCGTCCCGCGCGCTTTCCGTTCCCGCTCATGCACGTCGACACCGGGCACAACTTCCCGGAGGCGATCGAGTTCCGCGATCGCCGCGTGAAGGAGCTCGGAGAGCGCCTGGTCGTCGCGAGCGTCGAGGAGTCGATCGCGAAGGGGCGCGTGGTCGAGGAGAAGGGCCCGCGCGCCTCGCGCAATCGCCTCCAGACCACGGCGCTGCTCGACGCGATCGAGGAGCACCAGTTCGACGCCGCGATCGGCGGCGCGCGTCGCGACGAAGAGCGAGCACGCGCGAAGGAGCGCATCTTCAGCCACCGCGACGAGTTCGGGCAGTGGGACCCGAAGAACCAGCGGCCCGAGCTGTGGAGCCTCTACAACACGCGGCTGCGCAAGGGCGAGCACTTCCGCGTGTTCCCGATCTCCAACTGGACCGAGCTCGACGTCTGGGCGTACATCCGCGAGGAGAAGCTCGAGATCCCGAGCATCTACTACTCGCACGAGCGCGAGGTGTTCGAGCGCGACGGGATGCTCTACTCGCGCGCGCACTTCACCGAGCTCCTGCCCGGCGAGAAGTTCTTCCGCGAGATCGTCCGCTTCCGCACCGTCGGCGACATGAGCTGCACCGGCGCGGTGCGCAGCACCGCGAAGACGATCGAAGAAGTGATCGAAGAGGTCGCCGCGTCGCGCGTGACCGAGCGCGGCGCGACCCGCGCCGACGATCGCTTCACCGAAGCCGCCATGGAAGATCGCAAGAAGGAAGGGTACTTCTGA
- a CDS encoding OmpA family protein, whose amino-acid sequence MKRNVHRVIAGVVSSLAISIIAASPSRAAGQDLEVEEPWFFVIDGMVSGPINDLATQQFDVGGSGALGAYRSFAPEIAFGLRLGGGALSPGEVIVQDPVDRGWLDFGQLSASMRVRPLARLMNGRRGTGLWIQMGAGPWLVDGDVIPVFDAGLGYGFELGPIVLSPMGQFTHMVETEDRFGQGFVLVWNGGLEITFLDEAHTRPPEGALDMKPVSELAAGPPPAPIEREAPPPAVAPEPLPEEEDIAQPFIDDQLVIDERVFFDFDRWELRETGMEQLDEVARRYEESGDRWAALVISGHADRRGPEAYNVDLSRKRAEAVLRYLEAHGVPREVVEIEAWGESRPEIPDAETEYDHQVNRRVQFDIVWREGMRPEGEAPAPDPPEPDYVDPAPPGVRDAE is encoded by the coding sequence ATGAAGAGAAACGTGCATCGCGTGATCGCGGGCGTGGTGAGCAGCCTCGCGATCTCGATCATCGCGGCGAGCCCGTCGCGCGCCGCGGGACAGGATCTCGAGGTCGAGGAGCCGTGGTTCTTCGTGATCGACGGGATGGTCTCGGGGCCGATCAACGACCTCGCGACGCAGCAGTTCGACGTCGGCGGCAGCGGTGCGCTCGGCGCCTATCGCTCGTTCGCGCCCGAGATCGCGTTCGGTCTGCGCCTCGGCGGCGGCGCGCTCAGCCCCGGCGAGGTCATCGTGCAGGACCCCGTCGATCGCGGCTGGCTCGACTTCGGACAGCTCAGCGCGAGCATGCGCGTGCGTCCCCTCGCGCGACTGATGAACGGCCGGCGCGGCACCGGGCTGTGGATCCAGATGGGCGCCGGGCCCTGGCTGGTCGACGGCGACGTGATCCCGGTGTTCGACGCGGGCCTCGGCTACGGGTTCGAGCTCGGACCGATCGTGCTGTCGCCGATGGGGCAGTTCACGCACATGGTCGAGACCGAGGATCGATTCGGACAGGGCTTCGTGCTCGTGTGGAACGGCGGGCTCGAGATCACGTTCCTCGACGAGGCGCACACGAGACCGCCCGAGGGCGCGCTCGACATGAAGCCGGTGTCCGAGCTCGCGGCGGGCCCGCCGCCCGCGCCGATCGAGCGCGAGGCGCCGCCGCCCGCGGTCGCGCCCGAGCCGCTGCCCGAGGAGGAAGACATCGCGCAGCCGTTCATCGACGACCAGCTCGTGATCGACGAGCGCGTGTTCTTCGACTTCGATCGCTGGGAGCTCCGCGAGACCGGCATGGAGCAGCTCGACGAGGTCGCGCGGCGCTACGAGGAGAGCGGCGATCGCTGGGCCGCGCTGGTGATCAGCGGCCACGCCGATCGACGCGGGCCCGAGGCGTACAACGTCGACCTGAGCCGCAAGCGCGCCGAGGCGGTGCTCCGATATCTCGAAGCGCACGGCGTGCCTCGCGAGGTCGTCGAGATCGAGGCATGGGGCGAGTCGCGCCCCGAGATCCCCGACGCCGAGACCGAGTACGACCACCAGGTCAATCGACGCGTGCAGTTCGACATCGTCTGGCGCGAGGGCATGCGCCCCGAGGGCGAGGCGCCCGCGCCCGATCCGCCGGAGCCCGACTACGTCGATCCCGCGCCGCCCGGAGTGCGCGACGCGGAGTGA
- a CDS encoding TonB-dependent receptor family protein, producing MRWQWLVVIAALLWSVEAKAQDVEAAEEPAPTDDTADVEVEDGPATEEQVDVTRESRTEDLTTGEVLVRARAEEVFRAGGSVHVMGEEELEQLDYNDPLAVLTQVPGVYVRTEEGYGLRPNIGIRGASAERSRKITLMEDGVLLAPAPYSAPAAYYFPLMARMTGVEVTAGPAAILYGPHTVGGAIDLQGRQIPGRREGRIDLSLGNTWYGRAHLYYGDSNEWGGFLVEALHLRSSGFHELDAPPGGNRDTGFHRTDIIARGELHGSLDRDFYHRLEVTFGLGLEQSNETYLGLSDQDFRDNPYRRYAATQLDRMEWWRTRVQLRYQIESEDMELTVTAYRHDFERTWYRLDHFCDTLAITPAGQLDTCGTRVGFDRILQNPTIYASQYERLTGTLDAEPTDAPLLMARNHRIFAVQGIQANGRVSFDTGPFAHRIDYGARVHFDEITRNHTGDTYYLLQQQMVLQNAGLELEGNHDSAWALAAYASWGVTWERLTISPGFRTELIWLEHEDRYTGRRVSSEQYAFLPGVGVQYALLPELAVFAGAHLGFSPIGPGQEADVLPETAWNYEVGARYGRIDELTHGQLTYFISDYQNLSSICTLASGCTSDMLDRQFNAGAVLVMGIEAEAAHTFVVDELSIPLAASYTWTWSRFMTSFFSTNPQFGQVEIGDHLPYVPEHQLSMRAGFTWRMLALHTNGLFVSQMRDVAGQGDVPDIELTDAYFMLDASASVEVYPGFRVYVRGENLTGAQPLVTRRAWGARGTKPVLVQGGIEIDIR from the coding sequence ATGCGCTGGCAATGGCTCGTGGTGATCGCGGCGCTCCTCTGGAGCGTCGAGGCGAAGGCGCAGGACGTCGAGGCGGCCGAGGAGCCAGCGCCGACCGACGACACCGCCGACGTCGAGGTCGAGGACGGCCCCGCGACCGAAGAGCAGGTCGACGTGACGCGCGAGTCGCGCACCGAGGACCTGACGACCGGCGAAGTGCTCGTGCGCGCGCGCGCCGAAGAGGTGTTCCGCGCCGGCGGCTCGGTGCACGTGATGGGCGAAGAAGAGCTCGAGCAGCTCGACTACAACGACCCGCTCGCCGTGCTCACCCAGGTGCCCGGCGTCTACGTGCGCACCGAGGAGGGCTACGGCCTGCGCCCGAACATCGGCATCCGCGGCGCGAGCGCCGAGCGCAGCCGGAAGATCACGCTGATGGAGGACGGAGTCCTCCTCGCGCCCGCGCCGTACTCCGCGCCCGCCGCGTACTACTTCCCGCTGATGGCGCGCATGACCGGCGTCGAGGTCACGGCCGGGCCCGCCGCGATCCTCTACGGCCCGCACACCGTCGGTGGCGCGATCGATCTGCAGGGACGTCAGATCCCCGGGCGTCGCGAGGGGCGTATCGATCTCTCGCTCGGCAACACCTGGTACGGCCGCGCGCACCTCTACTACGGCGACTCGAACGAGTGGGGCGGCTTCCTCGTCGAGGCGCTGCACCTGCGGTCGAGCGGCTTCCACGAGCTCGATGCGCCGCCGGGCGGCAATCGCGACACCGGATTCCACCGCACCGACATCATCGCTCGCGGTGAATTGCACGGGAGTCTGGATCGCGACTTCTATCATCGGCTCGAGGTCACGTTCGGCCTCGGTCTCGAGCAGTCGAACGAGACCTATCTCGGCCTGAGCGATCAGGACTTCCGCGACAATCCGTATCGACGTTACGCGGCGACGCAGCTCGATCGCATGGAGTGGTGGCGCACCCGCGTGCAGCTCCGATATCAGATCGAGTCGGAGGACATGGAGCTCACGGTCACTGCCTATCGGCACGACTTCGAGCGCACCTGGTATCGACTCGATCACTTCTGCGACACGCTCGCGATCACGCCCGCCGGACAGCTCGACACCTGCGGCACGCGCGTCGGGTTCGATCGGATCCTCCAGAATCCGACGATCTATGCGAGCCAGTACGAGCGACTCACGGGCACGCTCGACGCGGAGCCGACCGACGCGCCGCTGCTCATGGCGCGCAATCACCGCATCTTCGCGGTGCAGGGCATCCAGGCGAACGGCCGCGTGTCGTTCGACACCGGGCCTTTCGCGCACCGCATCGACTACGGTGCTCGCGTCCATTTCGACGAGATCACCCGCAATCACACGGGCGACACGTACTACCTGCTCCAGCAGCAGATGGTGCTGCAGAACGCGGGGCTCGAGCTCGAGGGCAACCACGACAGCGCGTGGGCGCTGGCGGCCTATGCGAGCTGGGGCGTCACGTGGGAGCGACTGACCATCTCGCCCGGGTTCCGCACCGAGCTCATCTGGCTCGAGCACGAGGATCGATATACGGGCCGTCGCGTCTCGAGCGAGCAATACGCGTTCTTGCCGGGCGTCGGTGTGCAGTACGCGCTCCTGCCCGAGCTCGCGGTGTTCGCCGGCGCGCACCTCGGGTTCTCGCCGATCGGTCCGGGGCAGGAAGCGGACGTGCTGCCCGAGACCGCGTGGAACTACGAGGTCGGTGCCCGATACGGCCGCATCGACGAGCTCACGCACGGACAGCTCACGTACTTCATCAGCGACTACCAGAACCTCTCGAGCATCTGCACGCTCGCGTCGGGCTGCACGTCGGACATGCTCGATCGTCAGTTCAACGCGGGCGCGGTGCTGGTGATGGGCATCGAGGCCGAGGCCGCGCACACGTTCGTCGTCGACGAGCTCTCGATCCCGCTCGCGGCGAGCTACACGTGGACGTGGTCGCGCTTCATGACCTCGTTCTTCTCGACGAATCCGCAGTTCGGACAGGTCGAGATCGGCGATCACCTCCCGTACGTGCCCGAGCACCAGCTCTCGATGCGCGCGGGCTTCACGTGGCGGATGCTCGCGCTGCACACGAACGGGCTCTTCGTGTCGCAGATGCGCGACGTCGCGGGGCAGGGCGACGTGCCCGACATCGAGCTCACCGACGCGTACTTCATGCTCGACGCGAGCGCGAGCGTGGAGGTCTATCCGGGCTTCCGCGTGTACGTGCGCGGCGAGAACCTGACCGGCGCGCAGCCGCTCGTGACGCGCCGTGCGTGGGGCGCGCGCGGCACGAAGCCCGTGCTGGTGCAGGGCGGCATCGAGATCGACATCCGCTGA
- a CDS encoding HTTM domain-containing protein: protein MRSVLSSLWARAHQPTDAAALAAFRMLFGVLAVVIPTRFVAEGWVDRFYVRPTYYFTYWGFEWIRPLPAPWIHGVFVAMAICGALVALGLFYRVAIVGFFLLFTYVELIDVTTYLNHYYLVSLLALVMSALPLHRTWSLDAWLRPRVRAATLPRWMTWLVRFQVGVVYVFAALAKLTSDWLLHAQPLQIWLGARMSTPLIGAYFDRIEVAYAMSWAGFLYDLTIPIWLSWRRTRPLAYAMLLFFHVATGTLFQIGMFPWIMSVAALVFFDPSWPRAVLRVLRVKSEAPSIEATVPRFAGGRAVAAIALGVWCAFHVLMPLRAHAYGGNVLWHEQGMRWSWRVLCREKNGSVTYRVRYRGRRFDREIAPRDYLTRDQEVEFSAQPDMILQLAHHIAGEYRARGETDVEVRVDAWVSLNGRRMARMIDPDVDLAQVEDSLLPADWILPEPAGPPLDVATSALARIGER from the coding sequence ATGCGGAGCGTGCTGTCGAGCCTCTGGGCGCGCGCCCACCAGCCGACCGACGCGGCAGCGCTCGCCGCGTTCCGGATGTTGTTCGGCGTGCTCGCGGTCGTGATCCCGACGCGCTTCGTCGCGGAAGGTTGGGTCGACCGCTTCTACGTGCGGCCGACCTACTATTTCACGTACTGGGGCTTCGAGTGGATCCGCCCGCTGCCCGCGCCGTGGATCCACGGGGTGTTCGTCGCGATGGCGATCTGCGGCGCGCTCGTCGCGCTCGGGCTCTTCTATCGCGTCGCGATCGTCGGGTTCTTCCTGCTCTTCACGTACGTCGAGCTGATCGACGTCACGACCTATCTCAACCACTACTATCTCGTCAGCCTGCTCGCGCTCGTGATGAGCGCGCTGCCGCTGCACCGCACGTGGTCGCTCGACGCGTGGCTGCGCCCTCGGGTGCGCGCCGCGACGCTGCCGCGATGGATGACGTGGCTGGTGCGCTTCCAGGTCGGCGTCGTCTACGTGTTCGCGGCGCTCGCGAAGCTGACGAGCGATTGGCTGCTGCACGCGCAGCCGCTCCAGATCTGGCTCGGCGCGCGGATGAGCACGCCGCTGATCGGTGCGTACTTCGACCGCATCGAGGTCGCGTACGCGATGAGCTGGGCGGGGTTCCTCTACGACCTGACGATCCCGATCTGGCTCTCGTGGCGTCGCACCCGGCCTCTCGCCTACGCGATGCTGCTCTTCTTCCACGTCGCGACCGGCACGCTGTTCCAGATCGGCATGTTCCCCTGGATCATGAGCGTCGCGGCGCTCGTCTTCTTCGATCCGTCGTGGCCGCGCGCGGTGCTGCGCGTGCTCCGCGTGAAGAGCGAAGCACCGTCGATCGAGGCCACCGTGCCGCGCTTCGCGGGTGGGCGCGCCGTCGCGGCGATCGCGCTCGGTGTGTGGTGCGCGTTCCACGTGCTGATGCCGCTGCGCGCGCATGCGTACGGCGGCAACGTGCTCTGGCACGAGCAGGGGATGCGCTGGTCGTGGCGCGTGCTCTGCCGCGAGAAGAACGGCAGCGTGACCTATCGAGTGCGCTATCGCGGCCGGCGATTCGATCGCGAGATCGCGCCGCGCGACTACCTGACGCGCGATCAAGAAGTCGAGTTCTCGGCGCAGCCGGACATGATCCTCCAGCTGGCGCATCACATCGCCGGCGAGTATCGAGCGCGCGGCGAGACGGATGTCGAGGTACGCGTGGATGCGTGGGTGTCTCTGAACGGACGGCGGATGGCTCGGATGATCGATCCCGACGTGGACCTCGCGCAGGTGGAGGACTCGCTCCTGCCCGCCGACTGGATCCTCCCGGAGCCCGCCGGACCGCCGCTCGACGTCGCGACCTCCGCGCTCGCTCGGATCGGGGAACGCTGA